One window from the genome of Acidihalobacter ferrooxydans encodes:
- a CDS encoding cytochrome d ubiquinol oxidase subunit II, which yields MLGFSFLAYLVHAGADLGAGVISLFIKDPQEKGAIMASMAGTWDANETWLVVAGGVIFGAFPFV from the coding sequence CTGCTCGGCTTCAGTTTCCTGGCTTACCTGGTTCACGCCGGCGCCGATCTCGGCGCCGGCGTGATCTCTTTGTTCATCAAGGATCCGCAGGAAAAAGGCGCCATCATGGCCTCCATGGCCGGCACCTGGGACGCCAACGAGACCTGGCTGGTGGTCGCCGGCGGCGTGATATTCGGCGCCTTCCCCTTCGTCTGA
- a CDS encoding cytochrome ubiquinol oxidase subunit I, whose protein sequence is MLLENTLPVLLARFDFAWITTMHILYPPLTFGLATWLVFAEWRWMKTNEEHWYRLTRFFEKIFIVNFGAGVATGVTMEMAFGILFGPFSQAAGPYFGQILGYETITAFMYEAGFIGLMVFGWGRIGKKMHLFATFNVALSSLLSAMWIVMANSWMQTPSGVKLVDGSFHVINWFDAIFSPDAVWAVPHMVTAGLELSLFFIAGVSAWFVLKGRHVDLFARPLKYALLAAVLVAPFQIWLGDSQGVVVAHDQPAALASMEGHYHTLNKDGSPNTGWHLLAWPNADHTGNAWAITIPHVLSLLETHTLNGKVPGMDSIAPKDRPPVVIPFYAFRVMVAIGFFLWFVALWAAWLAFKGRLSISSVAKNKWFLRTLVFSAFLPYLAVWTGWWTREIARQPWIVYGQMRVAQGMSPMTVGQEIFWLAGYIIFELTVWGGAWYFISKIIRKGPDMDSPMVGEGHEHLGHLEAPSHDESAPPSYVRPA, encoded by the coding sequence ATGCTGTTAGAAAACACCCTACCGGTGCTGCTCGCGCGCTTCGATTTCGCGTGGATCACCACAATGCATATCCTGTATCCGCCACTGACTTTCGGCTTGGCGACGTGGCTGGTCTTCGCCGAATGGCGCTGGATGAAAACCAACGAAGAGCACTGGTACCGGCTCACCCGGTTTTTCGAAAAAATCTTCATCGTCAACTTCGGCGCCGGCGTGGCCACCGGCGTGACTATGGAAATGGCCTTCGGCATCCTGTTCGGCCCGTTTTCGCAGGCTGCCGGACCGTACTTCGGTCAGATCCTCGGCTATGAAACCATCACGGCCTTTATGTATGAGGCTGGTTTCATCGGCCTGATGGTGTTCGGCTGGGGCAGGATCGGCAAGAAGATGCACCTGTTCGCCACCTTCAACGTTGCACTCTCGTCCCTGCTCTCGGCGATGTGGATTGTGATGGCAAACTCCTGGATGCAGACCCCTAGCGGCGTCAAGCTGGTAGATGGCTCATTCCATGTCATCAACTGGTTCGACGCCATCTTTAGCCCCGACGCCGTCTGGGCGGTGCCACATATGGTGACGGCCGGTCTTGAGTTGTCGCTGTTCTTCATCGCCGGCGTGTCCGCCTGGTTCGTGCTCAAGGGGCGCCATGTGGATCTGTTCGCTCGTCCGCTGAAATACGCCCTGCTCGCCGCCGTGCTGGTCGCACCCTTCCAGATCTGGCTGGGCGATTCCCAGGGGGTGGTCGTTGCGCACGATCAGCCCGCCGCACTGGCCTCGATGGAGGGACATTACCATACGCTCAACAAGGATGGGTCGCCCAACACCGGCTGGCATCTGCTGGCCTGGCCGAATGCCGATCACACCGGCAATGCCTGGGCAATCACCATTCCGCATGTGCTGAGCCTGCTCGAAACGCATACGCTCAACGGCAAGGTGCCCGGCATGGACAGCATCGCTCCCAAAGACCGTCCGCCCGTGGTGATTCCGTTCTATGCATTCCGCGTCATGGTCGCGATCGGCTTCTTCCTGTGGTTCGTCGCCCTGTGGGCCGCCTGGCTGGCGTTCAAAGGCCGCCTGTCGATCAGCAGCGTCGCGAAGAACAAGTGGTTCCTCCGCACCTTGGTGTTCAGCGCCTTCCTGCCCTATCTGGCGGTCTGGACCGGCTGGTGGACGCGCGAAATCGCCCGTCAGCCGTGGATCGTCTACGGCCAGATGCGTGTCGCGCAGGGCATGAGCCCGATGACCGTCGGCCAGGAGATTTTCTGGTTGGCCGGTTACATCATCTTCGAACTCACCGTGTGGGGCGGTGCCTGGTACTTCATCTCCAAGATCATCCGCAAGGGTCCCGACATGGACAGCCCGATGGTCGGGGAAGGTCACGAGCATCTCGGTCATCTCGAAGCACCCTCGCACGACGAAAGCGCTCCGCCGAGCTATGTGCGCCCGGCCTGA
- a CDS encoding cytochrome d ubiquinol oxidase subunit II → MDTLTQTQQIITFAWWIALGLSLLLYIILDGADLGAGIFSLFLRDKQERGAIMAAMAGTWDANETWLVVAGGVLFGTFPLVYGSAFHYLLVPLAFALWSIITRAVALEFRHHAERSKVFWDRAFGVSSLTAVFSAGVAIGAVLKGFPMTSGPVPTFSGGAFLFLSPFSIWTGIGAVVAAALAGGLFVRARFEPHCPIRKRAATWTNTTFWLALAAVLVTVIWSLFAFPWASSKWLGPHAWVWIVLGLITVYAVIRMRRASALGNDLNAILWLNLAITLMWGGMMATMYPWIVPGTWTLYSGASPSVSIFTFTLAMGGFFPVMIMYNWYQIWVFRARITKLAAYGH, encoded by the coding sequence ATGGACACATTGACGCAAACGCAACAAATCATCACCTTCGCCTGGTGGATCGCGCTTGGCCTCAGCCTGCTGCTTTACATCATCCTCGACGGCGCCGACCTCGGCGCCGGCATCTTCTCGCTCTTCCTGCGGGACAAACAGGAACGCGGCGCCATCATGGCCGCGATGGCCGGCACCTGGGACGCCAACGAGACCTGGCTGGTAGTCGCAGGCGGCGTACTGTTCGGCACCTTCCCGCTGGTCTACGGCTCGGCCTTTCACTATCTACTGGTGCCACTGGCCTTCGCGCTGTGGAGCATCATCACGCGTGCCGTGGCGCTGGAGTTCCGCCACCACGCGGAACGCAGCAAAGTGTTCTGGGATCGCGCCTTCGGCGTCTCCAGCCTCACCGCCGTGTTCTCCGCAGGTGTCGCCATCGGCGCCGTGCTCAAGGGCTTTCCGATGACTTCCGGGCCGGTGCCGACCTTCTCCGGCGGCGCGTTCCTGTTCCTCAGTCCGTTCAGTATCTGGACTGGCATCGGCGCCGTGGTTGCGGCCGCGCTGGCCGGCGGACTGTTCGTGCGCGCCCGCTTCGAGCCGCACTGTCCGATCCGCAAGCGCGCCGCCACCTGGACCAACACCACGTTCTGGCTGGCGCTGGCCGCGGTGCTCGTGACCGTCATATGGAGCCTGTTCGCGTTCCCGTGGGCGTCCTCGAAGTGGCTGGGACCGCATGCCTGGGTCTGGATCGTGCTCGGCCTGATCACGGTGTACGCCGTGATCCGCATGCGTCGCGCCTCGGCGCTGGGCAATGACCTGAACGCCATTCTGTGGCTCAACCTCGCCATCACGCTGATGTGGGGCGGAATGATGGCTACCATGTATCCCTGGATCGTACCGGGCACCTGGACCCTCTACAGTGGCGCGAGTCCGTCCGTCTCGATCTTCACCTTCACACTTGCGATGGGTGGATTTTTCCCGGTGATGATCATGTACAACTGGTATCAGATCTGGGTGTTTCGCGCCCGCATCACCAAACTCGCCGCCTACGGCCACTGA
- a CDS encoding cytochrome ubiquinol oxidase subunit I — translation MIESDLALLISRLDFAWITTMHIIYPPLTIGLALLLFFTEWRWMKTDDEQWYRLTRFFEKLFIINFGAGVATGVTMEMAFGILYGPFSQAAGPFFGQILGYETITAFMYEAGFIGLMIFGWGKISKKMHLFATFNVMLSSSLSAMWILDANSWMQTPTGVEFKDGLFHVTNWAEAILNPDFLVAFPHMWIAAVELALFFVAGVSAWYVLKGRHVALFQRALKYSILAAVIVAPLQIYLGDDLGLTVKDHQPAALAAMEGHFETYNADGQPNTGWHIIAWPNDAAGKNDWAITIPYALSLIETHTLNGVVKGLDQFKPAERPPVLIPFYSFRIMVAIGFALFFVALWGAWLAVRGRLTVENITRNRWFLRALIFSAFLPYLAIWTGWWTREIARQPWLVYGMMTTAEGVSHMSVGEAIFWLIGFMFFELGVWFGAWYFFAKVIRKGPDMDSPIVEGNEPLGHLEAPSHDENADPAYVRPA, via the coding sequence ATGATTGAATCAGACCTTGCGCTTTTAATCTCGCGACTCGATTTTGCATGGATCACCACCATGCATATTATTTATCCGCCGCTGACCATCGGGCTGGCCCTGCTGCTGTTTTTCACAGAGTGGCGCTGGATGAAAACCGATGACGAACAGTGGTACCGGCTGACCCGCTTCTTCGAAAAGCTGTTCATTATCAACTTCGGCGCCGGCGTCGCTACCGGCGTCACTATGGAAATGGCCTTCGGCATTCTGTATGGGCCGTTTTCGCAGGCCGCCGGGCCCTTCTTCGGCCAGATTCTCGGCTATGAAACCATCACCGCCTTCATGTACGAGGCCGGTTTCATCGGCCTGATGATTTTCGGCTGGGGCAAGATCAGCAAAAAAATGCATCTGTTCGCCACCTTCAACGTGATGCTCTCGTCGAGCCTCTCGGCGATGTGGATTCTGGACGCGAACTCGTGGATGCAAACGCCAACCGGCGTCGAATTCAAGGACGGCCTGTTCCATGTCACCAACTGGGCAGAGGCCATCCTCAATCCAGACTTCCTCGTAGCCTTCCCGCACATGTGGATTGCAGCGGTGGAACTGGCCCTGTTCTTCGTTGCCGGCGTCTCGGCCTGGTATGTGCTCAAGGGTCGTCACGTCGCGCTGTTCCAGCGCGCGCTGAAATACTCGATTCTGGCCGCAGTCATCGTCGCGCCGTTGCAGATCTATCTGGGCGACGACCTCGGACTCACGGTCAAGGACCATCAGCCAGCCGCCCTGGCCGCCATGGAAGGACATTTCGAGACCTACAATGCCGACGGTCAGCCCAACACCGGCTGGCACATCATCGCCTGGCCCAACGATGCCGCAGGCAAGAATGACTGGGCAATCACCATTCCGTACGCCCTGAGTCTGATCGAAACACACACACTGAATGGCGTCGTGAAGGGCCTCGATCAGTTCAAGCCCGCAGAGCGCCCGCCGGTACTGATTCCGTTTTACAGTTTCCGCATCATGGTGGCGATCGGCTTCGCCCTGTTTTTCGTGGCCCTGTGGGGTGCCTGGCTCGCCGTGCGCGGCCGTCTGACCGTCGAGAACATCACTCGAAACAGATGGTTCCTGCGCGCGCTGATCTTCAGCGCGTTTCTGCCCTATCTGGCGATCTGGACCGGTTGGTGGACGCGCGAAATCGCCCGTCAGCCCTGGCTGGTATACGGCATGATGACCACCGCCGAGGGCGTCAGTCACATGAGCGTCGGTGAAGCCATTTTCTGGCTGATCGGTTTCATGTTCTTTGAACTCGGCGTCTGGTTCGGAGCCTGGTACTTCTTCGCCAAGGTGATCCGCAAGGGCCCCGACATGGACAGCCCGATTGTGGAAGGCAATGAACCGCTGGGGCATCTCGAAGCACCTTCGCATGACGAAAACGCCGACCCCGCCTATGTGCGTCCGGCCTGA
- a CDS encoding FAD-dependent oxidoreductase, with protein MQTTARFPGLERLDLDYAALRTAQGLSRLDAAFRAELTEAAPALASRLDAIRAGERPEGLELSEWLIATSGHLEDFLTRLFSLDDAIGELRAEILAQDPVMRMKAGLVSRRARRYRGQISASREELHAWVAERAAEQAPGDMELGTALLFDRLINDPEAAADLDRLIQWAVVTLKEPVDVADWVSFRLPGRVDHARLVNLQAATGDPYGRLQAEPIHWRPRDGFALTDTRAGLRAVQDQVNYCIFCHDHDGDFCAKGFPEKKGSPELGLKQDPLGNTLTGCPLEEKISEMHALRRDGRPLAALAVAMRDNPMIPATGHRICNDCMKACIYQKQDPVNIPQIETRVLTDILDLPWGVELYDLLTRWNPLRSKQPVMQDYNGRRVLIAGLGPAGFTMAHHLTQEGCAVVGIDGLKIEPLPQALIDAPVEHWSDLVEPLDSRILLGFGGVAEYGITPRWDKNFLKLIYLTLLRRPTFQAFGGVRLGGTLTLDDAWRLGFDHVCLATGAGLPRVIPIGNSLARGMRQASDFLMALQLTGAGKEDSLANLQVRLPAVVIGGGLTAIDTATEVQAYYIKQVEKVLARHEALEAEGGDGDILPGLNPEDQGVLAEFLAHGRAVRAERERAAAEGRAPDFIHLLREWGGVTLAYRKGMNASPAYLRNHEEIIKAAEEGIYYAEGLDPQRVELDDSLHTEAVVFRRVIAQEGRWIGTNEEVRLPARAVFVAAGTVPNTLYEREYPNTFELEGTHYKPHRNHTGSLQPVDVSEHCKSKEFGGFTSYENQGRKVTFLGDTNPVFNGSVVKAIASAKRSYGGVMRALNTLPAHDEEAYDAFAQRLDDRLVATVAEVLRPSPAVVELWVRAPMAARNYRPGQFFRLQTFESTSETVENTRLQIPVITVSGTGVDGDRIRLLVLQWGSSPRLTGRLKPGEPVVLMGPTGAPVHIPEGKTVLIVAGRWGAAVMLDLGPALRAAGNRVVYVGAFSSAHELDRQDELEQAADQIIWAVGSGRQIDARRPQDISIEARDVVELLQRYGAGEFGKRGQSHTPLSAVDQIMVMGSTGLLGAFQQALQPNGRLHPLFKDGVQAHGTVGSPMQCMLKGVCGQCLQWQIDPETGERTRAVFSCAEQDQPLAWIDVGNLAARQAQNRLSDRLTARWLDHVLAQAPD; from the coding sequence ATGCAGACCACCGCCCGCTTCCCTGGACTGGAACGCCTCGACCTCGATTACGCTGCCTTGCGTACCGCTCAGGGCCTGTCCCGGCTCGACGCCGCCTTCCGCGCAGAACTCACCGAAGCCGCGCCCGCACTGGCCTCGCGCCTGGACGCGATCCGCGCCGGTGAGCGCCCCGAAGGGCTGGAACTGAGCGAATGGCTGATCGCCACCTCAGGCCATCTCGAAGACTTCCTCACCCGACTGTTCTCGCTGGATGACGCCATCGGCGAACTGCGCGCCGAAATCCTGGCCCAGGATCCGGTCATGCGCATGAAGGCCGGCCTCGTCTCGCGCCGCGCTCGCCGCTACCGCGGTCAGATCAGCGCCAGCCGCGAGGAACTGCACGCCTGGGTCGCCGAACGCGCCGCCGAACAGGCCCCCGGCGACATGGAACTCGGCACCGCCCTGCTCTTCGACCGGCTGATCAACGACCCCGAAGCCGCCGCCGATCTCGACCGCCTGATCCAGTGGGCCGTCGTCACGCTCAAGGAGCCGGTCGATGTCGCCGACTGGGTCAGCTTCCGCCTGCCAGGACGCGTCGATCACGCGCGGCTGGTCAACCTGCAAGCAGCAACCGGCGACCCATACGGTCGCCTGCAGGCCGAGCCCATTCATTGGCGCCCCCGCGACGGCTTCGCCCTCACCGACACCCGCGCCGGCCTGCGCGCGGTGCAGGATCAGGTCAATTACTGCATCTTCTGCCACGATCACGACGGCGACTTCTGCGCCAAGGGTTTCCCGGAGAAGAAAGGCTCGCCCGAACTCGGCCTCAAGCAGGACCCGCTCGGCAACACGCTCACCGGCTGCCCGCTGGAAGAAAAAATTTCCGAGATGCACGCGCTGCGCCGCGACGGCCGTCCGCTGGCCGCGCTGGCCGTCGCCATGCGCGACAACCCGATGATTCCCGCGACCGGCCACCGCATCTGCAACGACTGCATGAAAGCCTGCATCTACCAGAAGCAGGACCCGGTCAACATTCCGCAGATCGAAACCCGCGTACTGACCGACATTCTGGATCTGCCCTGGGGCGTGGAGCTCTACGATCTGCTCACCCGCTGGAATCCGCTGCGCAGCAAACAACCGGTGATGCAAGACTATAACGGCCGCCGCGTGCTCATCGCCGGCCTCGGCCCGGCCGGCTTCACCATGGCCCATCACCTGACGCAGGAAGGCTGCGCCGTGGTCGGTATCGACGGCCTCAAGATCGAACCGTTGCCGCAAGCACTGATCGACGCACCCGTGGAACACTGGAGCGACCTCGTCGAACCGCTCGACAGCCGCATTCTGCTCGGCTTCGGCGGCGTTGCCGAATACGGCATCACCCCGCGCTGGGACAAAAACTTCCTCAAGCTGATCTACCTCACCCTGCTGCGCCGCCCCACCTTCCAGGCCTTCGGCGGCGTGCGCCTCGGCGGTACGCTGACCCTCGACGACGCCTGGCGTCTGGGCTTCGACCACGTCTGCCTCGCCACCGGCGCCGGCCTGCCGCGCGTCATTCCCATCGGCAACAGCCTGGCCCGCGGCATGCGCCAGGCCAGCGACTTTCTGATGGCCCTGCAACTCACCGGCGCGGGCAAGGAAGACAGCCTCGCCAATCTGCAGGTACGCCTGCCGGCGGTCGTCATCGGCGGCGGCCTGACTGCCATCGATACCGCCACCGAAGTGCAGGCCTATTACATCAAACAGGTCGAAAAGGTGCTGGCGCGCCATGAAGCGCTCGAAGCCGAGGGCGGCGACGGCGACATCCTCCCCGGCCTCAACCCGGAAGACCAGGGCGTGTTGGCCGAATTCCTCGCCCACGGCCGCGCCGTGCGCGCCGAGCGCGAACGCGCCGCCGCCGAAGGCCGCGCGCCGGACTTCATTCATCTGCTGCGCGAATGGGGCGGCGTGACCCTGGCGTATCGCAAGGGCATGAACGCCTCCCCCGCCTACCTGCGCAACCACGAGGAAATCATCAAGGCCGCCGAGGAAGGCATCTACTACGCCGAAGGCCTCGACCCGCAGCGCGTCGAGCTGGATGACTCCCTGCACACCGAAGCCGTGGTGTTCCGCCGCGTGATCGCCCAGGAAGGCCGCTGGATCGGCACCAACGAAGAAGTGCGCCTGCCCGCGCGCGCCGTGTTCGTCGCCGCCGGCACCGTGCCCAACACGCTCTACGAACGCGAATACCCCAACACCTTCGAACTCGAGGGCACACACTACAAACCGCACCGCAACCACACCGGCAGCCTGCAGCCCGTGGATGTCTCCGAGCACTGCAAGAGTAAGGAATTCGGCGGCTTCACCTCCTACGAGAATCAGGGCCGCAAGGTCACCTTCCTCGGCGACACCAACCCCGTGTTCAACGGCAGCGTGGTCAAGGCCATCGCCTCGGCCAAGCGCAGCTACGGCGGCGTCATGCGCGCATTGAACACCCTGCCCGCGCACGACGAGGAGGCCTACGACGCCTTCGCCCAGCGCCTCGACGACCGCCTCGTCGCCACCGTCGCCGAAGTGCTGCGCCCCAGTCCGGCGGTAGTCGAGCTTTGGGTGCGCGCGCCGATGGCCGCACGCAACTACCGTCCCGGCCAGTTTTTCCGCCTGCAGACCTTCGAGAGCACCAGCGAGACCGTCGAGAACACCCGCCTGCAGATTCCGGTCATCACCGTCAGCGGCACCGGCGTGGACGGCGACCGCATCCGCCTGCTGGTACTGCAATGGGGCAGCAGCCCGCGGCTCACCGGTCGGCTCAAACCGGGCGAACCGGTGGTGCTCATGGGCCCGACCGGCGCGCCCGTACACATCCCCGAAGGCAAAACCGTACTCATCGTCGCCGGCCGCTGGGGCGCGGCGGTCATGCTCGACCTCGGCCCGGCACTGCGTGCCGCGGGCAACCGCGTGGTCTACGTCGGCGCCTTCAGCTCCGCGCACGAACTCGACCGTCAGGACGAACTCGAACAGGCCGCCGACCAGATCATCTGGGCGGTCGGTTCGGGCCGTCAGATCGACGCCCGGCGCCCGCAGGACATCAGCATCGAAGCGCGCGACGTGGTCGAACTGCTGCAGCGCTACGGTGCCGGCGAGTTCGGTAAACGTGGTCAGTCGCACACCCCGCTCAGCGCGGTCGACCAGATCATGGTCATGGGTTCAACCGGCCTGCTCGGCGCGTTCCAGCAGGCGCTCCAGCCGAACGGCCGCCTGCACCCGCTGTTCAAGGACGGCGTACAGGCCCACGGCACCGTCGGCAGCCCGATGCAATGCATGCTCAAGGGTGTGTGCGGGCAGTGCCTGCAATGGCAGATCGACCCCGAAACCGGCGAACGCACCCGCGCGGTATTCTCCTGCGCCGAGCAGGACCAGCCGCTCGCGTGGATCGATGTCGGCAACCTCGCCGCCCGCCAGGCGCAGAACCGTCTGTCCGACCGACTCACTGCCCGCTGGCTGGACCACGTACTTGCCCAAGCGCCCGATTGA
- a CDS encoding YgaP family membrane protein, which produces MNINVGIIDRAIRIIIGLALISQVFFGLHTPWGWIGVVPLLTGIVGYCGLYTLLGIKTCPVKNH; this is translated from the coding sequence ATGAACATAAACGTCGGCATCATTGATCGCGCAATTCGCATCATCATCGGCCTGGCGCTGATCTCGCAAGTCTTCTTCGGCCTGCACACTCCGTGGGGCTGGATCGGCGTCGTGCCGCTCCTCACCGGCATCGTCGGTTACTGTGGGCTTTACACCCTGCTCGGCATCAAAACCTGCCCTGTAAAGAATCACTGA
- a CDS encoding type II toxin-antitoxin system VapC family toxin — protein MNFVLDASVALLWLAPQANPTGLEYATSTLSALKQSPAVVPSLFALEVANVIARLEFKEVVTEAESQRYIAVLERLNITVDPATAAQALSDTLNLARRYKLSSYDAAYLELSLRAGLPLATLDASLEKAAIAAGVAIFGALGSNQRA, from the coding sequence GTGAATTTTGTTCTCGATGCGTCAGTGGCGCTGTTGTGGTTGGCACCTCAGGCCAACCCTACTGGTCTCGAGTATGCGACCTCTACGCTGAGCGCACTCAAACAATCACCAGCAGTCGTGCCCTCTCTGTTCGCGCTCGAGGTAGCCAACGTGATTGCCAGGCTCGAATTCAAAGAGGTCGTGACCGAAGCCGAGTCGCAGCGTTACATTGCCGTGCTTGAGCGCCTCAACATCACGGTTGACCCGGCTACAGCCGCACAGGCCCTGAGCGACACATTGAATCTCGCACGCCGATATAAACTGTCGTCTTACGATGCGGCTTATCTGGAACTGTCACTACGGGCAGGCTTGCCATTGGCAACGCTGGATGCAAGCCTGGAGAAGGCCGCTATAGCCGCAGGCGTTGCAATCTTTGGAGCGCTTGGTTCCAACCAGAGGGCTTGA
- a CDS encoding type II toxin-antitoxin system Phd/YefM family antitoxin, translating to MNIEIGSYEAKTKLPELLRGIKAGNRYTITLRGEAVADLVPAQANRHSDAATAVDDMLAYMQAHKSGAGVDLKALINEGRA from the coding sequence ATGAACATCGAAATTGGATCCTACGAAGCAAAGACCAAATTGCCGGAGTTGTTGCGAGGCATCAAGGCTGGAAATCGCTACACTATCACCCTGCGGGGAGAGGCCGTGGCTGACTTGGTGCCAGCACAAGCAAACCGGCACTCTGATGCCGCGACGGCTGTAGATGACATGCTGGCCTACATGCAGGCGCACAAATCGGGGGCAGGCGTTGATCTGAAAGCACTGATCAACGAGGGTCGTGCGTGA
- a CDS encoding Crp/Fnr family transcriptional regulator produces the protein MHETVWFERFPALRAIDDAAGQRILRAAQIVRVPAQTTVFESGAVCRNYLLIIDGTVRVQQLAVSGREIVLYRVGPGESCVLTTTCLLAHSRYVAEGISETDVVAAAIPAAAFQDAMETSEGLRRFIFAAYGERLAALLRLLEEIAFERLDARLAKRLLALGSDSPHIAITHQALAVELGSAREVIGRMLKHFAEQGWVTTHRGEIEILNRGALCKLAAEE, from the coding sequence ATGCACGAAACTGTCTGGTTTGAACGCTTTCCGGCCTTGCGCGCCATCGACGATGCCGCTGGCCAGCGCATCCTGCGTGCGGCGCAAATCGTGCGCGTGCCGGCGCAGACGACAGTCTTTGAATCCGGCGCCGTCTGCCGCAACTACCTGCTGATCATCGACGGCACGGTCCGGGTTCAGCAACTGGCCGTCAGCGGACGCGAAATCGTGCTCTACCGGGTCGGCCCCGGCGAATCGTGCGTACTCACCACCACCTGTCTGCTCGCGCACAGCCGCTACGTCGCCGAAGGCATCAGCGAAACGGATGTGGTCGCCGCCGCCATCCCCGCCGCAGCCTTTCAGGACGCGATGGAAACCTCCGAGGGCTTACGCCGTTTCATCTTCGCCGCGTATGGCGAACGGCTGGCCGCGCTGCTGCGTCTGCTGGAGGAAATCGCCTTCGAGCGGCTCGACGCGCGTCTCGCCAAGCGGCTTCTCGCGCTCGGCAGCGACTCCCCGCATATCGCCATCACGCACCAGGCGCTGGCCGTCGAACTCGGTAGCGCGCGAGAAGTGATCGGCCGCATGCTCAAGCATTTCGCCGAACAGGGTTGGGTTACGACGCACCGCGGCGAAATAGAAATCCTCAATCGCGGCGCACTGTGCAAACTGGCGGCGGAAGAATAA
- a CDS encoding carbon-nitrogen hydrolase: MRVALVQQANTADRAANLARSVEGIEQAASQGAELVLLQELHAGLYFCQTEDADVFDQAEALDGPTVTLLAEQARKHGLVIVGSIFERRAAGIYHNTAVVLERDGSVAGVYRKMHIPDDPGYYEKFYFTPGDLGFEPIDTSVGRLGVLVCWDQWYPEAARLMALAGAEVLLYPTAIGWHPEEPEDEHQRQIDAWRTVQRGHAVANGLPVLSCNRVGPESDPSTALADAQFWGASFVCGPQGELLAEAPTDAPCVLVADVDMQRSERVRRMWPFLRDRRIDAYDEILLRYRD, from the coding sequence ATGCGCGTCGCCCTCGTTCAGCAAGCCAACACCGCCGACCGCGCGGCCAATCTCGCCCGGAGCGTAGAAGGGATCGAGCAGGCCGCCTCGCAAGGCGCCGAACTCGTGCTCCTGCAGGAACTTCACGCCGGCCTCTATTTCTGCCAGACCGAAGATGCCGATGTGTTCGATCAGGCCGAAGCGCTGGACGGCCCCACCGTCACCCTGCTGGCCGAGCAGGCCCGCAAGCACGGCCTGGTCATCGTCGGCTCGATCTTCGAGCGCCGGGCCGCCGGCATCTATCACAACACCGCCGTCGTTCTCGAACGCGACGGCAGTGTTGCAGGCGTCTACCGCAAAATGCACATCCCGGACGATCCCGGCTACTACGAGAAGTTCTACTTCACCCCCGGCGACCTCGGCTTCGAACCCATCGACACCAGCGTCGGCCGGCTCGGTGTACTGGTCTGCTGGGACCAGTGGTACCCGGAAGCCGCTCGCCTGATGGCGCTGGCCGGCGCCGAAGTGCTGCTCTATCCGACCGCCATCGGCTGGCATCCGGAAGAACCCGAGGACGAACACCAGCGCCAGATCGACGCCTGGCGCACCGTGCAGCGCGGCCATGCCGTCGCCAACGGCCTGCCGGTCCTGTCGTGCAACCGTGTAGGGCCCGAATCCGATCCCAGCACGGCGCTCGCCGACGCGCAGTTCTGGGGCGCCAGCTTTGTCTGTGGACCGCAGGGCGAACTACTCGCCGAAGCACCCACCGATGCGCCCTGCGTCCTCGTCGCCGATGTCGACATGCAGCGCAGCGAACGCGTGCGCCGCATGTGGCCGTTCCTGCGCGACCGGCGCATCGACGCCTACGACGAAATCCTCCTGCGCTATCGGGACTGA